DNA sequence from the Acinonyx jubatus isolate Ajub_Pintada_27869175 chromosome A3, VMU_Ajub_asm_v1.0, whole genome shotgun sequence genome:
CGTGGTCAAGAGCTCCTGTTCTGATCCAGGAAGATACAGGATCAAATCCTGACTAGCCATTTACTAACCGTGGGTTCCAGAAAAGTCACTTAACTACTTAGATCTCAATTTCATCTTCGGTAACAATGAAAGAGACGATGCATGTGCTGCACTTAACACAGCGCCAGGAACGAGGCAGAGTCTGAGAcgggccctggggggggggggggcaattccTCCCTGACACCCTTCTGAGCCACGTGCACCCATCCATCTTCACCGCCATCTCCAGGTGTCTTCCCTCTCACCTGCATCACATGCATCACCAGCCCCCATCTGGTCTGCCCACTCCCTCCCGACCCACCGCACATCCTCCCAGCTAGTCATGGCCGAGGAGCCCACATCTCAGTGCCTCAGTCTGGGGTTCAaggcccccagcctcctccagaCAGCTCAGTCTTTTCATTGCCTTCCCCCCACGCCCTTCTTCTGACCTGAGTCCTTGCCCAGACTGTTTGCCCTACTTTGGAATGTTGTGTCTCACCTGCTCCACTAGCTGAAATCCAGCCCTTCCTTAAAGGCCTAATGCAGTCTGCCCCTTTCTTGGTGCTTCCTCCGACCACCCTAGTCCCTCCAAGTTCCTGTTGCAGTTGCCCACCTTGGATTGTCCTCTCGGTGTTGACAGCCTGTAGGGAGCATCACCCCCATACCCACCCAAGTCCCAAAGAAGGGAAGAGCCATGGGTTACAGGTGGAACGGTGTCTTCCTTCTCAACAGTCTCCTACACTGTGCCTAGCCCAGCTAGTGCTTTAGAAATGCTCCTGGGATGACCGGGTGGTTGTCTGCAAGTCTTCTTCAGCCTCTGGAGAGGTGGCCGTGGAGAAATTAGCATGGCTGAGGTGGGTGACGGTGGCAAGTGGAGAGGAGCGTTGCAGGCAGGGGCAGCAAGACAGGGAGGGATCAGAGACCCCGATCTGACCCAGCCTTGAAGGGTTTTGTGTCTGGGCACTAGGACAGTACTTGGAGAGAAGTACCAGTCTGAGGGGAAAGGGAGCTAGCTATGTCCAAGCAAGGTCCCATGTCATCTCCAGAGAGTTGTCCTTTGGGGGTGAAGAAGTTGGGGTTAGGTATGATGAAGGGGAAGGCAGTGGCTTTGGCAAGAGAAGAGTTGTCCAAGGCAACAGAGGATTTTCCAGCTGGGGTCTCCCCAAGTCAAAGCCCCATCATCCAGAGCAGGGGGTGGAGGGTAGCAATGGGATGTGGCCCGCAGCCCAAGTTCTTGGGCCCTTCGCCCTTTCCATTGCTGCCCTGAGACTGGCCTTGTTGTCACGGCTTCCTTCACTGTGAACAAGTGACCACCGGGGCTCTctgagggggctggggggccggTAGAGCCCCCGACCCCCAGCGGCTTGCTAGATGACTTCCTGCTTGGTGATGGTCGGCTGGGGGATGGCGGAGGGGGGCTTGACAATCGTGGCGATCGCTCCTGGCAGGAGCTTGTAGGGCTCAGACGCTGAGCCACCTGGTGGTGAGGGCTGTGGAGTCTCAGGGGTggctggaaggacagagagacagacaggggctGCTGAGAATTCCAGCCCTTTAGGGAATAAATGAAGACTCCTGAGTAGGTTCTTCCCCCACTCTGAGACATAGTtccctcttctataaaatgagagaattaaattagataatctCTAAGGTCTCTTAAAATTCAAACCTTCTGAGTTCCAGATCACAAAGTCTAAGTATGGTGAGTCTGGGAGGCTGCAGATGGGCCAGGTGTGGTCAGAGCCTTTTGCCTAGGTCCTACCAACACCCATCTCCTCCACCATTTAACATGGAGATCTGGGCTGCTTCTCCCAGACCAGGGCCCAAGTCTGACTTTGTTTGAGGACAATGGGACATGTGACAGTAATATCCTTTCTTGGAGAGAAGGGATAACAGTTGATGAGACCCAAGGGTCTGGCCAACTGGCtcaaaaaatactatttctttgATATTTAGGTAGATGGATAATGGAAACTAATTGGCCTCACAGCATCACACATTTGGAAGTTAACTTTGACCATGACCCACTTGGCCAACTTTATTCAATGGACAACTTTCCCAAAGAACAATCTCAATGAAATGCAATCTTATTTTAGCGGATGACCTCCTCATCACAATGATAATCTTAGTTTTTGAAGAACTTTGTCCAGTGACAAACTCACACTTCTGAGATTTCACCTCAgaatgaaatatatgtatatacggcCCCCAGTGGACATCCCCACCCAAGGAGTAGTCTCATCTAATTGTATAATGGCTAGTCTTACCTACTGGGCAGTCTTACTTCAAAGAACAATTTTACCTGATGGGCAACATCACCTAATGGAATTCTTGCCCCAATGGACATATTCATCCAATGGATCCCTCATCCCAAGGACAGCTTCATTCAATGAAGGCTATTAATTACCTTGCTGAGTAAAGGACCTCACTGAAAAAAAACAGCCTTAAAAAAAGGCCAGTCTCACTCCTCACTCCTTACCCCGGAGCACAGAGAACTGCTGTATCCCAGTTCCCATCTTCTAGACCCATCCTTCTCCTGGCTCCCCCCTTGGGCCCCCAACCCCATCCCTTGCTGGGTAGAGCTCAAGttgcccacctgcctgccccctgGGTCGGGGCCACTCACACATCTGTCCATTGCTGAGGTGAGAGGGCATTGTGTTGGCAACAATGACGTTCGTGCCCATGTGTTCCTGCATCAGGTGAGGGTGCAGGGGATGATGGGCATGAGGTGCATCACTGGAGGACCCTGCAGGTAAAGAGGGGACTCAATCAGGATGGAGAGTCTGAGATAAAGACCATGGTCCTTGAGGTACATCTTCAGGTGTGCCCAATAAACCTGTTCATTCAATACTGACATTGCCTGTTGGCTACCTATTTCTGGATTAGTAAGCTGGGGCTTACCACTCCTATCCATAGGTTTCATGAGGGTACTGAGAAGACCCAACAAACCAAGAGAACAGaagttgaaagaaagaaggagcgTGTAAGGAAGCTGTGAGATCAAAATATTATAATGAATAGTGTATTGATTGACTATTAATATAAGAGATTTAACCAATGGCCCTCAAATCTCCTTGGCATGCAAATCCTTCAAGAATTTGGTGCCAACTCACCTTTAGCCTTGTCCCCCCGATAGCCTCTGCTTCAGCCAAACCTACTTATGGCACCTGAGTGTTCCCTGTACTTCCCTATTTCTATGCTTTTGCTCTTATAATACCATATAAGGTATAGGTTGGTTTGGTAATGGCTGTGGTCACTGGTGTGACAATGGTGGGATTTTAGGGCTTGCAAGAGACCTCTAAAGTATACTGTTTCCATGATAGCTATCAATTATTGAGCATCtaatatgtgccaggtactgtttcaCAGcacttttcatgtttaaaataatttaactcTCATCACAGTCCTATAAGGTGgatatcattatcattattgtcCCATTCTACAACCAGATGAGATTACAGGGCCCAGAGATGAGATTACAGGGCCCTGTTATCTCCCAACAGAGCACAAGCTCCATCttgatcctattttttttttttaagattttatttttaagtgatctctacacccaacatggggctcaagatcacaactccaagatcaagagtcataggctCTGCCGACCGAGTCggtcaggtgcccctgtcctgaCCCGGATCTCGATGACACTCGATCCATAATTCACAGGgtcaaagtgaaaatgaaatgagttatCATCTGACAGTAGTTCTCAACTGGGGGAGATCTGGGGCCCTCAGGGGACATTTGATAATATCTGAAGATGTTTTTGGCTGTGCTGCTGaggagtgctactggcatctcATGGGTAGCGAGGCCAGGGATGTGGCCGAACAGGGTACACGACAGcccccacaaaaaagaatgatccAGTCCCAAATACAGGCCCAGGTGGCCCTTGGCCAAGCCATCACTAGTAACCACATCACTTCCAAAATCCTGAGTTCAAGCACCCTCACTCAGATCCTGCTTCCTAGCCTCCCAGCCCACTTCATCTTGTACCATCACTGCAAAAACTCTTCAACCCGGCTAAATCTGTCAATTCACTGATGCCCACTTTTCAGTATCTATCACCATGGCCCCTAACTGCTGGAGCACCACGAAGCTGTCTTCCCTCCAGAGCTTTGCACTTGTGCTTGAGCAACAGACTCAATCAAACATGCAACTTCCTCCTGATAATTCCCCTTGGATATCTACAGTCATCTCCAGCTTTGTTGAAGTCTAAACAGTGTCTTGGCTCGTCTCTCACTGCTGCTACCATCCCAGCCTCAACCTGCTTTTTCCCTGGCTTCCTCATCTCAGTAAGTTATTCCATGAGCGCCCCTGTCACTCAAAGCAAACATGTGggtttcatctttgtttcttcccttccctcgCTTCCCACATCGGGTCAATCAGCAAATCCTGTGTGTTCTTCCAGTCATGCCTTCGTCTCAGCTTTCACTGTCCTACTCCGGCCTGGAGACAAGTAATGGTTAGGGGTCTCCTGCCTCCACTGTGCCACCCCTGGAATTTACTTTCTACCTAGCAACCAGAGTAGTTTGCTAAAAAGAGTCGTCTGATGTTCACTCCTctgcaatgaaaatgaaatccaaatttctGACCGTGACCTACAAGACCGCATGTTGCCGATTTGGTGTCTGCCCATATCAGTTTTCATCTCATGACCTTATCCTTCTTTCTCGAACACACGAACCTCTCCTGCTTCAGGGCTTTTGCATGAGTTACTTCTGCCGGGAAtgcttttcttttggcttttaaatgttctatttccTTTCATCCATCGGGTTTTAGCTCAAAAGTCCCACTTCAGAGAAGTCTGTCTCTGTTGGACAACCTACCAAAATAGACCCCTTTCCAGTTACACTCTATCATATTACCTGCTTATTTCAAAATCTCTAGCTATCCTTTGGTTATTGTCAGTTTCCATGAGCCCTTAttcacacacgcacgcgcacacacacacgcactcacacgcAACCTCCAGAAGGGCAGAGCTCTTGTTCTCTGCTGAATCTCCAGCACTTACAACCGTGACTGGCACACACTAGGTTCCCAGTGCCTGAATAAATGGACCGTTGGTCCCATTcttctgatgaggaaactgaggcttaggtaGGTTAAGGGATCTGGCCAAGGCCACAGAGGGAGGAGGTGACGGAGCTGAGAGGTGGGGCCTAGGTATGAAGCTTATCTTTTGCCAGGGGACCCGCccacctctcagcccctcctgggcCTGGCACAGACCTCCCAGCAGCATCTCCTGCAGCAGGTTGTCGATCTTGGCCATGCCAAAGAGCTTGATGAACTGGATCTGCTCGATCATCTGCCAGGTGATGCTCTGCAGGGTGGGCAGCAGTAGCAACAGCTCGCCAAAGCGGCCACGCGAGTCGTACTGGCGGTCGTTGATGTAGTCCTCCAGGCTCACCTGCACCTGGGAGCGCAGCCGCTTGATCTTGCCCGGGTCGCTCAGCCCCTTGGCGTCTGCAACGGGGAGGGCACAGGTGAGAGAGGGCACGGGGGCCCAGTCGGAGCCTCTGGGGAGCTGGGATCCAGCTCTCCCCTGACTCCTGGGGCCCTGAGAGCGGGTCTTGAGGCCCAAGGTCACTTAGGGAGTCCTCAGCCATGCTAGGATTTGGGGTCCTCAGGAACCAGGGTACACTAGCACATCTGTAGCTTCCTGGACACAGGCAGAAAAGCATTTCTGTCACATTTCCTGAGATGCAGAAtgaggagatgggggtgggggggtgggaggagtagGACTTCAAGAACTTACCCACGAGGGCACCAAGCAACCTCCTCATTACACATGGGGAaatgaggcagagagcagggaaaggacttGGCCCAGGTCATACATCCAATTGTTGGTAGATCCATGATGGGGACTTGGGGCTCCTGATCAGCATTGAGGTCCCACTGACCAGACCTCAGCTCATGCTGCTCCCGCTGCCTTAGAAGAGTCTCCCTGTTTCCCTGCTCCCTTGCCTGTGTCATCCTGGGGTCTCAGCTTAGGttccatctcctccaggaagccttctccatTCCACCCTCCCAAGCCTGCTTTATGAGTGTCCATCATATCCCAGATTTCTGTGGCTTTCTGTTGCTAGTGGCCACACGGGATGTAACTGTCTCTTCCACCAGACTATGAGCTCTGGGTGGGCAGGCATgtcttgtttgttgttttaaattttttaaatgcttatttatttttgagagagagagagagagagagagagagagagagagtgtgtgtgtgtgtgtgtgtgtgtgtgtaaggcaggggacggacagagaacaagggagacagaggtctgaagcaggctccacattgacagcacagagcccaatgtggggcttgaactcacaaaccgtgagatcatgacctgagcagaagtcagatacttaactgactgagccacccaggagccccttgtttGTCATTTTAAACCCAGTACCTAGTACCATGCAtggtcaatatttgttgaataggtAACTCAATGAagggatgggtagatggatggaaggatgaatgaatgaaaaaaaaaatcaatggataaATTCTAGATCCTTAACCTAGAAGGGGATTCAAATGGTTGTCCAAGAGTTAAATTCAACCTTTATGGAGGTAATGCATTTATCACCTCTTTAATGCAAAAGTAAGTTGCAGATAGAGAATTTCACTCACATTTCCATTCCAGGGCTCACTCCACTGAGCCATATTTGTGCATTccttcattcagtcaacaaacatttatggagcatcACCTACATGCCAGGCCCTATACTAGGTCACCTGGCCCTCCAAGCCAGGTTGCTAACCCTGACTCAGCATCAATAATCCCATCTTATTGAGCAATTACTacctgtccagctctgtgctgagcactgcaGAGGATAAGCCTGGGCCAGGTGCTCAAGGAAACTAGAACCAGAAGTCTTACCCTTCAAGAAATGGGGAAGAGTGTGCAGTAGGTAAGAATATAGGTTTGAGTGCTAGATAGTCTGAAGTTCAAATCCAAGCTCTGCCATCTCCTGGTTGTGTAGCCTTGGGCAAATTAGCcaatctccctgtgcctcagtttccttatctgcaaaatggagataacaacAATTCCTACCTCAGAGGTACCGTGTTGCAAGCAAGAAGTGGCATAATCCACATCAAGTCTTTAGAATGGTGCCTTAGTGAGCATTCCAGAAACTGTGGTCATCTTCCTCTTCGTTACCGTTATTACCAGAGGTGATCTCCATGTTGGTGGGGTCTAGCACTAAGGGCAGTGGGCAATGCCTGGGCACATGGTGGGTCCCCTCTAACATGTAAGGAGGTAAGTTAGCAAGCAAGCCTTTGAAGTCCAGGCATCTTGATATGGTAAAATGAAATCAGGCTTTGCACAAAGACATAACTATAAGGACATTCTGTAAAAATGCAGGTGGAAAGTCAGTAgatgggatggggagaggagagcCAACAACATTGTAAAGATAATCAGCAGACACCAAACTAGCCCTGAAAATATAGGAAGAAGATGGGAGAGAGAAGACGGAATGGCGAAAGGGAACAGTGAGATCCTCCACGAGTGTAGGAGAGCAACTGCGATCGGAAACAGCTACATCAAGAAGGAGAAGGCTTAGCATTTTATTTAGAGCCAGAAGAAACAGttaaaagaatcagaaatgaTGCCCCCCGGGAAGGAGGCTTTAGCAGGGAATATGGAGTGGGGGACTGTTTGAATTTAAATGTGTGCAGATATTATTTTGGTAAAAACgtttcagggaaagagaaaagatgaaaggaaagaaaagaaggaagggaggaagtagggagaggaggaagggaggaggggacagaagggaaaggagaaaaaggacagAACCAAGCCCCTGGAGCCCATGTGCCTTGTCAAGGCACATCAGCTCTCTGAACCTGGTTTTCCTCGTCTGGGAAACAGCGAATGCAAACAGCCTCTCCCAGTTGTTGTCCTGCAGAGGGAGGCTGTGAATGTAGGGCACACCACAGGAGAAGTGTGACAGAGGGTCTGGAGCAtcgggggcagagggaggggcggaCTGTACCTGGGTCAAAGAAGATGATGGCTTTGAGGCAGGCATACTCATTGTCATCTATCTGCAGCTCCTGGAAGGGCAGCACCAGCTCGTCGAGGATGCGCACGGACACCCGGCTCATCTCTGCCAGCTCCGGGCAGTGCCGAGGGACGATGTAGTCATTGCCTGGGTGGGTTGGGAAGGAAAGGGGATCTGGACACCCCCTTGGGTGTACCCTTCTCCCCAGCTTTGCGTAGGCCCTGTCCTTTGCAGCTGCAATGCAACTGGTGCCCATGGGAGAAGGCCCCATGGGGATTatcatgcccatttcacagatgaagaaatggaggcccagatGAAAGGAATGAGTTGCTTGAAGTCATCAgactgggcctggagcctggctttCTAGGAGCCTTTCACATCACCCGTGCTCCATTCTCTGACATGACCCATAAGAGTAGTGACATTCAAGGGCCACTTAGGAGGCAACAACACATCAAGGTTAAGGGACCAGATTCTAGAACTAGACTGCCTGGGGTTGAAATCCAGTTCCACCACTAGCTAACCATACATATTTGGATAAATtactttctgtgcttcagtttttttcatctgcaaaatggggataaataaCAGAGCCTACCTCCTAGGGTCGTTGTATTAAAGGAGTAGTGTTTGTAAAGAGTTAAGACTAGGATCTGGCCCATAGTGTGATCTATACGAgc
Encoded proteins:
- the HNF4A gene encoding hepatocyte nuclear factor 4-alpha isoform X5 — translated: MVSVNAPLGAPVESPYDTSPSEGANLNAPNSLGVSALCAICGDRATGKHYGASSCDGCKGFFRRSVRKNHMYSCRFSRQCVVDKDKRNQCRYCRLKKCFRAGMKKEAVQNERDRISTRRSSYEDSSLPSINALLQAEVLSQQITSPVSGINGDIRAKKIASIADVCESMKEQLLVLVEWAKYIPAFCELPLDDQVALLRAHAGEHLLLGATKRSMVFKDVLLLGNDYIVPRHCPELAEMSRVSVRILDELVLPFQELQIDDNEYACLKAIIFFDPDAKGLSDPGKIKRLRSQVQVSLEDYINDRQYDSRGRFGELLLLLPTLQSITWQMIEQIQFIKLFGMAKIDNLLQEMLLGGLCQAQEGLRGSSSDAPHAHHPLHPHLMQEHMGTNVIVANTMPSHLSNGQMCEWPRPRGQAATPETPQPSPPGGSASEPYKLLPGAIATIVKPPSAIPQPTITKQEVI
- the HNF4A gene encoding hepatocyte nuclear factor 4-alpha isoform X6, with the protein product MSDWGQGFPQHLPDTSPSEGANLNAPNSLGVSALCAICGDRATGKHYGASSCDGCKGFFRRSVRKNHMYSCRFSRQCVVDKDKRNQCRYCRLKKCFRAGMKKEAVQNERDRISTRRSSYEDSSLPSINALLQAEVLSQQITSPVSGINGDIRAKKIASIADVCESMKEQLLVLVEWAKYIPAFCELPLDDQVALLRAHAGEHLLLGATKRSMVFKDVLLLGNDYIVPRHCPELAEMSRVSVRILDELVLPFQELQIDDNEYACLKAIIFFDPDAKGLSDPGKIKRLRSQVQVSLEDYINDRQYDSRGRFGELLLLLPTLQSITWQMIEQIQFIKLFGMAKIDNLLQEMLLGGLCQAQEGLRGSSSDAPHAHHPLHPHLMQEHMGTNVIVANTMPSHLSNGQMCEWPRPRGQAATPETPQPSPPGGSASEPYKLLPGAIATIVKPPSAIPQPTITKQEVI